A genomic segment from Spinacia oleracea cultivar Varoflay chromosome 3, BTI_SOV_V1, whole genome shotgun sequence encodes:
- the LOC110791968 gene encoding pentatricopeptide repeat-containing protein At5g65560 isoform X2: MDQYAKPSPANQKPESKSLQSSLPFLPHTIKAAHTVQLPNLRRPPSAAGETYRSSHAILMHGYLTIIRCSTTMRNSSSIITTFSFISAHLPAVYPLTRRPLSTTTTAVTSSVDHEISDDITSHLSSILSLPNWQNHPSFRRLLPSISPSHVSSLFDLHSLSAQTSIAFFYFLSHRPNFRHNARSHASLLPILIRAKDFESAEKIRVSMIRYCVNDTDEVRFVLDALMKLNSHDLEDVRFRLNLRCYNFLLMALSKFILIDDMISVYNTMLNDRISPNIYTYNTLINGFCKLGNVAKAELYLSKILVAGLNPDSFTYSSFILGHCRNKDLDSAFKVFREMPWKKCRRNEVSYNYIIHGLCDHGRIDKGLHLLSKMEVDNCLPNVRTYTMLISALCGVGRGIEAMQLLDEMRGKGCEPNGHTYTVLIDYLCKEHKIDEARQLFNEMSEKRLVRTVVTYNALIDGYCKKGKVEAGFEIFNLMEMTDCNPNVRTYNALICGLCRINKVSVAMTFLDKMAARKLTPSLITYNLLIQGQCKDGHIEIAFRLLNLMKESEVQPDKWTYSIIIDSLCKKGRVQEAHAVFETLEENGVKANEVTFSALIDGYCKVGENDCAHALFDKMLEEKCLPNSCVYNVLIDGLCREKKLKEASLLLGKMIDANVKPDVCTYSIIINGLIKNEFLDDAHRVLEQMHTAGYKPDACTYTTFIHAHCIRGNLEEAENWMRIMIEGGVLPDVVTYTVLIDGYGRVGSLTQAYGVLKDMKDADCKPSEFTYSILIKHILNEKGPISGGEGTGTDVHLNANFADVDYVWKVVNFETVKDLVNNMAKHGCAPSISTYNTLIDGFCKRGRIEEAQWLIDYMKHGGIEPGDVIHNSILKCSCILELYEEASQMTNNMVAMGELPHLESYTLLICGLCEKGDIDQAEAVFCSLLHCGYNSDEIAWKVLIDGLLKRGLVDSCSELVKVMESNGCQPKPHTYSMLIEGLQG, from the exons CCCTACAATCATCCCTCCCATTTCTCCCTCACACAATCAAAGCCGCTCACACTGTACAACTTCCAAATCTCCGGCGACCACCCTCCGCCGCCGGCGAAACTTACCGATCCAGTCACGCCATTCTCATGCATGGATACCTCACAATCATCCGATGCTCCACTACGATGAGAAATTCATCCTCCATAATCACCACCTTCTCCTTCATCTCAGCTCACCTCCCCGCAGTTTATCCCCTCACCCGCCGCCCACTCTCCACCACAACCACTGCCGTCACCTCCTCCGTCGATCACGAAATCTCCGATGATATCACCTCACACCTCTCCTCCATTCTCTCGCTTCCAAATTGGCAAAATCACCCATCCTTCAGACGCCTCCTTCCTTCCATTTCTCCCTCCCATGTCTCCTCTCTCTTCGACCTTCATTCTCTATCTGCTCAAACTTCCATCGCCTTcttctactttctctctcaccGCCCTAACTTCAGGCACAATGCTCGGTCCCACGCCTCTCTCCTGCCGATTTTGATTCGAGCTAAAGATTTTGAAAGCGCCGAGAAAATTAGGGTTTCGATGATCAGGTATTGTGTCAACGACACTGATGAGGTTAGGTTTGTGTTAGATGCTTTGATGAAGTTGAATTCCCATGATTTGGAGGATGTTAGGTTTAGATTGAATCTCAGGTGTTataattttttgctaatggcATTGTCTAAGTTTATTTTGATTGATGATATGATCAGTGTTTATAATACTATGTTGAATGATAGAATTTCGCCTAATATTTATACATATAATACATTGATCAATGGTTTCTGTAAGTTGGGGAATGTAGCCAAAGCTGAGTTGTATTTGAGTAAAATTCTTGTAGCAGGGTTGAATCCCGATTCATTTACATATTCTTCATTCATTTTAGGTCATTGTAGGAATAAGGATTTGGATAGTGCTTTTAAGGTTTTTAGGGAGATGCCGTGGAAAAAGTGCAGGAGGAATGAAGTTTCGTATAACTATATCATTCATGGTCTTTGTGATCATGGTAGGATTGACAAGGGTTTACATTTGTTATCTAAGATGGAGGTGGACAATTGTCTGCCAAATGTGCGGACATATACAATGCTTATATCCGCGTTATGTGGAGTAGGTAGGGGCATTGAGGCAATGCAATTGCTTGATGAAATGAGAGGGAAAGGATGTGAGCCAAATGGTCATACTTACACCGTTTTGATTGATTACTTGTGTAAAGAGCATAAGATCGATGAGGCTAGACAGTTGTTTAATGAGATGTCAGAGAAGAGGCTAGTTCGTACTGTTGTTACGTACAATGCCCTGATTGATGGGTATTGCaagaaaggaaaggttgaagcgggatttgagattttcaacctTATGGAGATGACTGATTGTAATCCTAACGTTCGAACCTACAATGCATTGATATGCGGGCTTTGTAGAATAAATAAAGTGTCTGTTGCAATGACATTTCTTGATAAAATGGCTGCACGTAAACTAACTCCTAGTTTGATTACATATAACTTGTTGATCCAAGGGCAGTGCAAAGATGGCCATATAGAAATTGCTTTTCGACTGCTAAATTTGATGAAAGAAAGTGAGGTGCAACCCGATAAGTGGACGTACAGCATTATTATTGATTCTCTTTGTAAAAAGGGAAGGGTCCAAGAGGCCCATGCTGTTTTTGAAACTCTTGAGGAGAATGGTGTGAAGGCAAATGAAGTAACTTTTTCTGCACTAATTGATGGTTATTGCAAGGTAGGGGAAAATGATTGTGCCCATGCCTTGTTTGATAAGATGCTCGAAGAGAAGTGCTTGCCAAATTCTTGTGTTTACAATGTGCTCATTGATGGCTTGTGCAGAGAGAAAAAATTGAAAGAAGCTTCGCTGTTGTTGGGTAAAATGATAGACGCAAATGTGAAGCCAGATGTGTGTACATATTCTATAATTATCAACGGATTGatcaaaaatgaatttcttgatGACGCTCATAGAGTTCTAGAGCAGATGCACACTGCAGGGTATAAGCCTGATGCTTGCACGTATACTACATTTATCCATGCTCACTGTATTAGGGGAAACTTAGAGGAGGCTGAAAATTGGATGAGGATTATGATTGAAGGAGGTGTTCTGCCAGATGTCGTCACTTACACTGTCCTTATTGATGGGTATGGTCGAGTAGGATCACTAACCCAAGCATATGGTGTCCTCAAGGACATGAAGGATGCTGACTGTAAACCTTCTGAGTTTACTTATTCTATTTTGATCAAGCATATTTTGAATGAGAAGGGGCCAATTAGTGGTGGAGAAGGAACTGGTACCGATGTACATCTAAATGCCAACTTTGCCGATGTAGATTATGTTTGGAAGGTGGTGAACTTTGAAACAGTCAAAGACCTCGTAAACAACATGGCTAAACATGGCTGTGCACCAAGCATTAGCACTTATAACACTCTCATTGATGGGTTTTGCAAGCGAGGGCGGATTGAGGAAGCTCAATGGCTGATTGATTACATGAAACATGGAGGAATTGAACCTGGTGATGTTATCCATAACTCCATTTTGAAATGTAGCTGCATCCTAGAATTGTATGAAGAAGCCTCCCAGATGACCAATAACATGGTTGCTATGGGTGAATTACCACACCTGGAGTCGTATACATTGCTTATTTGTGGATTGTGTGAGAAAGGGGATATAGATCAAGCAGAAGCAGTATTTTGCAGTCTACTTCACTGCGGCTATAACAGTGATGAGATAGCTTGGAAAGTTTTAATCGACGGCTTGCTAAAGAGGGGTCTTGTTGATAGTTGTTCTGAACTAGTCAAGGTCATGGAGAGCAATGGTTGCCAACCAAAACCTCACACTTATTCAATGTTGATTGAGGGTCTTCAAG GGTGA
- the LOC110791968 gene encoding pentatricopeptide repeat-containing protein At5g65560 isoform X1 — MDQYAKPSPANQKPESKSLQSSLPFLPHTIKAAHTVQLPNLRRPPSAAGETYRSSHAILMHGYLTIIRCSTTMRNSSSIITTFSFISAHLPAVYPLTRRPLSTTTTAVTSSVDHEISDDITSHLSSILSLPNWQNHPSFRRLLPSISPSHVSSLFDLHSLSAQTSIAFFYFLSHRPNFRHNARSHASLLPILIRAKDFESAEKIRVSMIRYCVNDTDEVRFVLDALMKLNSHDLEDVRFRLNLRCYNFLLMALSKFILIDDMISVYNTMLNDRISPNIYTYNTLINGFCKLGNVAKAELYLSKILVAGLNPDSFTYSSFILGHCRNKDLDSAFKVFREMPWKKCRRNEVSYNYIIHGLCDHGRIDKGLHLLSKMEVDNCLPNVRTYTMLISALCGVGRGIEAMQLLDEMRGKGCEPNGHTYTVLIDYLCKEHKIDEARQLFNEMSEKRLVRTVVTYNALIDGYCKKGKVEAGFEIFNLMEMTDCNPNVRTYNALICGLCRINKVSVAMTFLDKMAARKLTPSLITYNLLIQGQCKDGHIEIAFRLLNLMKESEVQPDKWTYSIIIDSLCKKGRVQEAHAVFETLEENGVKANEVTFSALIDGYCKVGENDCAHALFDKMLEEKCLPNSCVYNVLIDGLCREKKLKEASLLLGKMIDANVKPDVCTYSIIINGLIKNEFLDDAHRVLEQMHTAGYKPDACTYTTFIHAHCIRGNLEEAENWMRIMIEGGVLPDVVTYTVLIDGYGRVGSLTQAYGVLKDMKDADCKPSEFTYSILIKHILNEKGPISGGEGTGTDVHLNANFADVDYVWKVVNFETVKDLVNNMAKHGCAPSISTYNTLIDGFCKRGRIEEAQWLIDYMKHGGIEPGDVIHNSILKCSCILELYEEASQMTNNMVAMGELPHLESYTLLICGLCEKGDIDQAEAVFCSLLHCGYNSDEIAWKVLIDGLLKRGLVDSCSELVKVMESNGCQPKPHTYSMLIEGLQGGSEGK; from the coding sequence CCCTACAATCATCCCTCCCATTTCTCCCTCACACAATCAAAGCCGCTCACACTGTACAACTTCCAAATCTCCGGCGACCACCCTCCGCCGCCGGCGAAACTTACCGATCCAGTCACGCCATTCTCATGCATGGATACCTCACAATCATCCGATGCTCCACTACGATGAGAAATTCATCCTCCATAATCACCACCTTCTCCTTCATCTCAGCTCACCTCCCCGCAGTTTATCCCCTCACCCGCCGCCCACTCTCCACCACAACCACTGCCGTCACCTCCTCCGTCGATCACGAAATCTCCGATGATATCACCTCACACCTCTCCTCCATTCTCTCGCTTCCAAATTGGCAAAATCACCCATCCTTCAGACGCCTCCTTCCTTCCATTTCTCCCTCCCATGTCTCCTCTCTCTTCGACCTTCATTCTCTATCTGCTCAAACTTCCATCGCCTTcttctactttctctctcaccGCCCTAACTTCAGGCACAATGCTCGGTCCCACGCCTCTCTCCTGCCGATTTTGATTCGAGCTAAAGATTTTGAAAGCGCCGAGAAAATTAGGGTTTCGATGATCAGGTATTGTGTCAACGACACTGATGAGGTTAGGTTTGTGTTAGATGCTTTGATGAAGTTGAATTCCCATGATTTGGAGGATGTTAGGTTTAGATTGAATCTCAGGTGTTataattttttgctaatggcATTGTCTAAGTTTATTTTGATTGATGATATGATCAGTGTTTATAATACTATGTTGAATGATAGAATTTCGCCTAATATTTATACATATAATACATTGATCAATGGTTTCTGTAAGTTGGGGAATGTAGCCAAAGCTGAGTTGTATTTGAGTAAAATTCTTGTAGCAGGGTTGAATCCCGATTCATTTACATATTCTTCATTCATTTTAGGTCATTGTAGGAATAAGGATTTGGATAGTGCTTTTAAGGTTTTTAGGGAGATGCCGTGGAAAAAGTGCAGGAGGAATGAAGTTTCGTATAACTATATCATTCATGGTCTTTGTGATCATGGTAGGATTGACAAGGGTTTACATTTGTTATCTAAGATGGAGGTGGACAATTGTCTGCCAAATGTGCGGACATATACAATGCTTATATCCGCGTTATGTGGAGTAGGTAGGGGCATTGAGGCAATGCAATTGCTTGATGAAATGAGAGGGAAAGGATGTGAGCCAAATGGTCATACTTACACCGTTTTGATTGATTACTTGTGTAAAGAGCATAAGATCGATGAGGCTAGACAGTTGTTTAATGAGATGTCAGAGAAGAGGCTAGTTCGTACTGTTGTTACGTACAATGCCCTGATTGATGGGTATTGCaagaaaggaaaggttgaagcgggatttgagattttcaacctTATGGAGATGACTGATTGTAATCCTAACGTTCGAACCTACAATGCATTGATATGCGGGCTTTGTAGAATAAATAAAGTGTCTGTTGCAATGACATTTCTTGATAAAATGGCTGCACGTAAACTAACTCCTAGTTTGATTACATATAACTTGTTGATCCAAGGGCAGTGCAAAGATGGCCATATAGAAATTGCTTTTCGACTGCTAAATTTGATGAAAGAAAGTGAGGTGCAACCCGATAAGTGGACGTACAGCATTATTATTGATTCTCTTTGTAAAAAGGGAAGGGTCCAAGAGGCCCATGCTGTTTTTGAAACTCTTGAGGAGAATGGTGTGAAGGCAAATGAAGTAACTTTTTCTGCACTAATTGATGGTTATTGCAAGGTAGGGGAAAATGATTGTGCCCATGCCTTGTTTGATAAGATGCTCGAAGAGAAGTGCTTGCCAAATTCTTGTGTTTACAATGTGCTCATTGATGGCTTGTGCAGAGAGAAAAAATTGAAAGAAGCTTCGCTGTTGTTGGGTAAAATGATAGACGCAAATGTGAAGCCAGATGTGTGTACATATTCTATAATTATCAACGGATTGatcaaaaatgaatttcttgatGACGCTCATAGAGTTCTAGAGCAGATGCACACTGCAGGGTATAAGCCTGATGCTTGCACGTATACTACATTTATCCATGCTCACTGTATTAGGGGAAACTTAGAGGAGGCTGAAAATTGGATGAGGATTATGATTGAAGGAGGTGTTCTGCCAGATGTCGTCACTTACACTGTCCTTATTGATGGGTATGGTCGAGTAGGATCACTAACCCAAGCATATGGTGTCCTCAAGGACATGAAGGATGCTGACTGTAAACCTTCTGAGTTTACTTATTCTATTTTGATCAAGCATATTTTGAATGAGAAGGGGCCAATTAGTGGTGGAGAAGGAACTGGTACCGATGTACATCTAAATGCCAACTTTGCCGATGTAGATTATGTTTGGAAGGTGGTGAACTTTGAAACAGTCAAAGACCTCGTAAACAACATGGCTAAACATGGCTGTGCACCAAGCATTAGCACTTATAACACTCTCATTGATGGGTTTTGCAAGCGAGGGCGGATTGAGGAAGCTCAATGGCTGATTGATTACATGAAACATGGAGGAATTGAACCTGGTGATGTTATCCATAACTCCATTTTGAAATGTAGCTGCATCCTAGAATTGTATGAAGAAGCCTCCCAGATGACCAATAACATGGTTGCTATGGGTGAATTACCACACCTGGAGTCGTATACATTGCTTATTTGTGGATTGTGTGAGAAAGGGGATATAGATCAAGCAGAAGCAGTATTTTGCAGTCTACTTCACTGCGGCTATAACAGTGATGAGATAGCTTGGAAAGTTTTAATCGACGGCTTGCTAAAGAGGGGTCTTGTTGATAGTTGTTCTGAACTAGTCAAGGTCATGGAGAGCAATGGTTGCCAACCAAAACCTCACACTTATTCAATGTTGATTGAGGGTCTTCAAGGTGGGTCAGAGGGAAAATGA